The Bos indicus x Bos taurus breed Angus x Brahman F1 hybrid chromosome 15, Bos_hybrid_MaternalHap_v2.0, whole genome shotgun sequence genome includes a window with the following:
- the LOC113904847 gene encoding olfactory receptor 2AG2-like has protein sequence MEQWNFTLGSGFILMGILNDSLSPELLCATITVLYMLALASNCLLLLAITMDARLHVPMYLLLRQLSFMDLLFTSVVTPKAFMDFLLSENTISFVGCALQMFLALTLGGAEDLLLAFMAYDRYGAICHPLNYMVLMRPRVCWLMVATSWVLASLSALGHTLYTMHFPFCMSQEISHLLCEIPPLLKLACADTSRYEFMVYVTGVTFLLLPISAIVSSYTLILLTVLHMPSNEGRQKALVTCSSHLTVVGMFYGPATFMYVLPSSLHSPKQDNIISVFYTMVTPALNPLIYSLRNKEVMGALRRVLGKYIL, from the coding sequence ATGGAGCAATGGAACTTCACCCTGGGAAGTGGCTTCATATTGATGGGGATTCTGAATGACAGTTTGTCTCCTGAGCTGCTCTGTGCTACAATCACAGTGCTGTACATGCTGGCCCTTGCCAGCAATTGCCTTCTGCTCCTGGCCATCACAATGGATGCCCGGCTCCATGTGCCCATGTACCTCCTGCTCAGGCAGCTCTCTTTCATGGACCTCCTCTTCACATCTGTTGTCACTCCCAAGGCCTTCATGGATTTTCTGCTCAGTGAAAACACCATCTCCTTTGTGGGCTGTGCCCTTCAGATGTTTCTGGCACTGACCCTGGGTGGTGCAGAGGACCTCCTACTGGCCTTCATGGCCTATGACAGGTATGGGGCCATTTGTCATCCTCTGAACTACATGGTCCTCATGAGGCCGAGGGTCTGCTGGCTCATGGTGGCCACATCGTGGGTCCTGGCTTCCCTGAGTGCTCTAGGACATACCTTGTACACCATGCACTTCCCTTTCTGCATGTCCCAGGAGATCAGCCACCTGCTCTGTGAGATCCCACCTCTATTGAAGTTGGCCTGTGCAGATACTTCCAGATATGAATTCATGGTATATGTGACAGGTGTGACTTTCCTCTTGCTCCCCATTTCTGCTATTGTTTCCTCCTATACACTAATCCTACTTACTGTGCTCCACATGCCCTCAAATGAAGGGAGGCAGAAAGCCCTGGTCACCTGCTCTTCCCACCTGACTGTGGTCGGGATGTTCTATGGACCTGCCACATTCATGTATGTTCTGCCCAGTTCCCTCCACAGTCCCAAGCAAGACAACATCATCTCTGTCTTCTACACGATGGTCACCCCAGCCCTGAACCCCCTGATATACAGCCTGAGGAATAAAGAGGTTATGGGGGCTTTGAGGAGGGTCCTGGGAAAATACATACTATAG